DNA from Amorphoplanes friuliensis DSM 7358:
GACCAGGATGGCGCCGAGGATGCCTACGGCGCTGACCAGGTAGGTGATGTCGGTGAGGCTCAGGTCGGAGTACCAGGAGGCTTTGTCGGCGCCGCCTTTGCCGTCGGCGGCGAGGGCGTTGGCTTCGACGACCTTGGTGGCCGGGGTGTAGCGGAGGATGTAGCTGTCCGCTTCCGGGTCGGGGGACGAGGCGATGTCCGAGACCGTGAAGAACTGTTTGCCGTCGGTGCCGTAGGTGATGGCCTCGCCGAACGGTTCGTTGGGGAGGCCGGTCTGGCGGGGTTTGCCCTTGAGGGCGGCCAGCACGTCGCCGTCGGCCACGTCCCATTCGAAGGCGTCGAGGTAGGTGCGGAGGACGACCTTCGACCCGCCCGGGGCCACCGCGGCGCCGGTGACGACGCCCTGGGCCAGGCGGGCCAGGGGGCTGCCGGCGGTGTTCGTGCGGGGGAGGGTGACCTCGCCGGCCTTCTTGAGCTTGACGCCCTCGTCGTTGTTGACCTTCAGGGGGCCCGTCGGGACGTAGATGCCGGAGGGCTTGCCGACCGTTTCCTTGGTCACGATGATCGGGGTGCCGTCACCGTTGAGGAGCAGCGCCTCGGCGTCGTGCTTGTCGCCGTCCGGGTACGCCAGACGGTGGAGCTTGGGCCGCTTGGAGCCGTCGGACGGCATGGACCAGAGGCCGACGGTGCCGCGCGGGTCGTCCGGGTTGTCACGGACGTTGTTGTCGCCGATGTCGGCAACCCAGATCGTCTTGCCGTCCGGGGAGAGCGCCATGTCCTCGGTGTCGCGCGGGCCGTCACCGGTGTAGTCGACGCGCTTGGTGATCTCGCACTTGTCGTCGAGGAAGAAGACCTTGCTCAGGCTGTCGTCGTTGCCGCCGTCGTTGACCACGGCGAAGCCGTTCTTCGTGGCGACGATCCCCGACAGCTCCGGCAAGGAAGAGCTGGTGATCTTGCAAACCTTCTTGCCGGCCGCTGCCTTCGCCGAGGGGGCCGCGGGGGCGGGCTCGGCTGAGGCGGGCACGGGCCCCAACATCACCAGCCCGGAGGCAAGGATGACCGGGAACACGAGACGCCGCATCCGATCAGTGTCGCATGCGGCGTCCCGTACCGGTGTTACGCGTGGATCAACGCTGGTCAGCCGTCCAGTATCGGACAATCGACACCGCTACACACGGAATCCTTCGAGATCGGCGGCGAGCTGCTCGCCCACGCGGACGCGGAGCTCGGTGCCGTCCTCGGTGTGCCGGGTGTCGAGGACCTGGCCGGTGCGGTGGATCCGGGCGACCAGGTCTCCCCGGTCGTACGGCAGCAGCACCCGCAGGTCGACGGCCGGCCGCGGCAGGCGCTGGGCGATCGCCGCGTGCAGCTCGTCGATGCCCAGCCCGGAGCGGGCCGAGACGAAGACCGCGTCGGGCCAGGCCCGCTTGAGCCGCAGAACGGTTTCCTCGTCGGCCGCGTCCATCTTGTTGACGACGAGGAGCTCGGGGATGCGGTCGGCGCCGACCTCACCGAGGACCTCGCGGACCGCCGACACCTGACCCTCGGGGTCGGGGTGGGCGCCGTCGACCACGTGCACGACGAGGTCGGCGTAGGCCACCTCCTCGAGCGTCGAGCGGAACGCCTCGACGATGTGGTGCGGCAGGTGCCGGACGAAGCCGACCGTGTCGGAGAGCGTGAACACGCGCCCGTCCTCGGCGGCCGTCCGGCGGGTCGTCGGGTCGAGGGTCGCGAACAGCGCGTCCTCCACCAGCACACCCGCCGACGTCAGGCTGTTGAGCAGGCTCGACTTGCCGGCATTGGTGTACCCCGCGATGGCGACCGCGGGCACACCGCTGTTCGTACGCTTCGAGCGCTTGGTCTGGCGTACCGTCCGCAGGCTCTTGATCTCGCGCTTGAGCCGCGAGATGCGGGTGTTGATCCGCCGGCGGTCGGTCTCGATCTTGGTTTCACCGGGGCCGCGGGTGCCGACGCCGCCGCCGGAGCCACCGGCGCCACCACCCTGCCGGGACAGCGACTCACCCCAGCCGCGCAGTCGCGGCAGGAGGTATTGCAGCTGGGCCAGCTCGACCTGGGCCTTGCCTTCCTTGCTCTTCGCGTGCTGGGCGAAGATGTCCAGGATCAGCGCCGTCCGGTCGACGACCTTGACCTTGACCTGCTCCTCGAGCTTGCGCAGCTGTGACGGCGACAGCTCGCCGTCGCAGATGACCGTGTCGGCGCCGGTCGCGATGACCACGTCGCGCAGCTCGTCGACCTTGCCGCGGCCGATGAAGGTGGCGGCGTCGGGGCGGCCGCGGCGCTGGATGAGACCCTCGAGGACCTCGGAGCCGGCGGTCTCGGCCAGGGCGGCGAGTTCGGTGAGGGAGTTTTCCGCGTCGGAGATGCTGCCCTCGGTCCAGACACCGACCAGGACGACACGCTCGAGCCGCAGTTGCCTGTACTCGACCTCGGTGACGTCCGTGAGCTCGGTGGAGAGACCGGCGACCCGGCGCAGCGAGTGGCGCTCCTCGAGCTCCAGCTCACCGGTGGTGACGTCGGGTTCGGATACTTCAGTACGCAAAAGGTGACCTCCTCCGCCCGATCGTGGCATGCCCGGGGTGCGAGCGCATCCACATAACGGCGCGGGGCGTTGTCGCAGAGTGTCTGACTCATCAGTAACCACCGGATTGGTGGCCGCTATTCCCGAAGCGCAACAATGCGGGTACGCACCCGCCAACGACGGAGGGAACACCGTGGTGACCACCCGCCTGCCCAGTGCAGGATTTTCGATCACGATCCGCATCGCCGTGACCGCCGACGCCTCGTCCATCGGCCGGCTCACCACCTGCGTCGGCGAGGCCGGTGCGATCGTGACGGCGCTCGACGTGGTCGACTCCGACCCCACCCGCGTACTCGTCGACCTCACCTGCGACACCGCCGACTCCAGCCACGCCGACCAGGTCGTCAAGCAGCTGGAGGCGCAG
Protein-coding regions in this window:
- the hflX gene encoding GTPase HflX, producing the protein MRTEVSEPDVTTGELELEERHSLRRVAGLSTELTDVTEVEYRQLRLERVVLVGVWTEGSISDAENSLTELAALAETAGSEVLEGLIQRRGRPDAATFIGRGKVDELRDVVIATGADTVICDGELSPSQLRKLEEQVKVKVVDRTALILDIFAQHAKSKEGKAQVELAQLQYLLPRLRGWGESLSRQGGGAGGSGGGVGTRGPGETKIETDRRRINTRISRLKREIKSLRTVRQTKRSKRTNSGVPAVAIAGYTNAGKSSLLNSLTSAGVLVEDALFATLDPTTRRTAAEDGRVFTLSDTVGFVRHLPHHIVEAFRSTLEEVAYADLVVHVVDGAHPDPEGQVSAVREVLGEVGADRIPELLVVNKMDAADEETVLRLKRAWPDAVFVSARSGLGIDELHAAIAQRLPRPAVDLRVLLPYDRGDLVARIHRTGQVLDTRHTEDGTELRVRVGEQLAADLEGFRV